In Aerococcus loyolae, a genomic segment contains:
- the deoC gene encoding deoxyribose-phosphate aldolase, translated as MKTLDDYAQMIDHTNLHADASSQAIQELCQEAIDYHFRMVAINPLQVETCRKYLKDRDVHIGAAIAFPLGQLTVETKRLEAQIAIEAGADEIDYVVNLTAVKDQDWELVKSEMMTMANLCRDHEVISKVIFENCYLTADEIRHLAQIAREVKIDFIKTSTGFGPSGAKLAEVRLMKEIVGDQVKVKAAGGIRTAEDFLAMVEAGADRIGTSAGVEIIQALNEKMN; from the coding sequence ATGAAGACCTTAGATGATTACGCACAAATGATTGACCATACCAATTTGCATGCTGATGCCTCTAGCCAGGCTATCCAGGAACTCTGCCAGGAGGCTATCGACTATCATTTTCGCATGGTAGCTATTAATCCCCTCCAGGTGGAGACCTGCCGTAAGTATTTAAAAGATAGGGATGTTCATATCGGCGCGGCCATTGCTTTTCCTTTAGGTCAACTAACAGTTGAAACCAAGCGCTTGGAAGCCCAAATCGCTATTGAAGCGGGGGCTGATGAGATTGACTATGTGGTGAATTTGACGGCAGTCAAGGATCAAGATTGGGAACTGGTTAAGTCAGAAATGATGACCATGGCAAACCTCTGTCGTGACCATGAAGTGATTTCCAAGGTTATTTTTGAAAATTGTTATTTGACTGCTGATGAGATTAGGCATTTGGCTCAAATTGCTAGAGAAGTAAAGATTGATTTTATTAAGACCTCAACCGGATTTGGCCCCTCAGGAGCCAAGCTGGCTGAAGTCCGTTTGATGAAAGAAATTGTTGGTGACCAAGTCAAGGTCAAAGCAGCCGGCGGGATCCGGACGGCTGAAGACTTCTTAGCCATGGTTGAGGCAGGCGCTGACCGCATTGGGACCAGTGCTGGAGTCGAAATTATTCAAGCCTTAAACGAAAAGATGAATTAG
- a CDS encoding sigma factor: protein MVDKDQRDALIKEHFGFIINTVSEVTGRYVEVGNDDAFSVALLAFDEAIDRYDEDRGHFLAFCKLVIKSRVLTHLKQENQQEADESLNDLHEQGFDPKDDRAQSNFDMKAEIESWKEDLADFSITLEKLADEAPKHQDTRERAINISEASSKKRAITDHLFTKKRLPIRKMSRLFSVTEKIIKGSKTFIISVIIIFFKEYQQLIAWIRG, encoded by the coding sequence ATGGTGGATAAAGACCAGCGGGATGCCCTAATCAAGGAGCATTTCGGTTTTATTATTAATACTGTTTCGGAAGTGACCGGACGCTACGTGGAAGTGGGTAATGACGATGCCTTCTCCGTAGCCCTCTTAGCCTTTGATGAGGCCATTGACCGCTATGATGAAGACCGCGGTCACTTCCTCGCCTTTTGCAAATTAGTGATAAAAAGTCGGGTGTTAACCCATTTAAAGCAAGAAAACCAGCAAGAAGCAGATGAGTCACTAAATGATCTTCATGAACAAGGCTTTGACCCTAAGGATGATCGAGCGCAAAGTAATTTTGATATGAAGGCAGAAATCGAATCTTGGAAGGAAGATTTGGCAGACTTTTCCATCACTCTGGAGAAATTAGCCGACGAAGCCCCTAAACATCAAGACACCAGAGAACGGGCCATTAATATTTCTGAAGCCTCTAGTAAGAAAAGGGCCATTACTGACCACCTCTTTACTAAGAAGCGACTCCCCATTCGTAAAATGAGCCGCTTGTTCTCGGTAACTGAAAAAATAATTAAGGGAAGTAAGACCTTTATTATTTCGGTCATTATTATTTTCTTTAAAGAATACCAGCAGCTAATTGCCTGGATTAGGGGGTGA
- a CDS encoding DUF3800 domain-containing protein, with the protein MQLFVDESGMITTDHKKNSRYFVMAFAETADQKQVRSVFRQAKKEYLDQHPDSNLDIHQEIKGSMMPNGMKAAVFDALTKETDLTFHYLVIDNFQLYDNLLRIPALTFNYFIGLAVGAIVHSHQDRQEKLYLMIDNRNQAIQSLNSLEEYLQIKFTIEKRRLADVQVEYQDSKDRDMIQVADIFANTVFRIARNEANGEVDQVSLELLDHCRIGGRRFFPLGKNNLNFMSED; encoded by the coding sequence GTGCAACTTTTTGTGGACGAATCCGGGATGATTACCACCGACCATAAGAAAAATTCGCGTTACTTTGTCATGGCCTTTGCGGAGACAGCGGACCAGAAACAGGTCCGTAGCGTTTTTCGCCAGGCTAAGAAGGAATACCTGGACCAGCATCCAGACAGCAATTTAGATATCCATCAGGAAATTAAAGGTTCAATGATGCCTAATGGTATGAAGGCGGCAGTATTTGATGCCTTGACTAAAGAAACTGATCTGACCTTCCATTATTTAGTCATTGATAATTTTCAACTTTATGATAATTTGCTGCGGATCCCCGCTTTAACTTTTAACTATTTTATTGGTTTAGCCGTAGGGGCCATTGTTCATTCCCACCAAGACCGCCAAGAAAAACTTTATCTGATGATTGATAACCGCAACCAAGCCATCCAATCATTGAATTCCTTAGAAGAATACTTGCAGATTAAATTCACCATTGAAAAGAGACGGTTAGCGGATGTTCAGGTGGAATACCAGGACTCTAAAGACCGGGATATGATCCAAGTGGCGGACATTTTTGCCAATACGGTCTTTCGCATTGCCCGTAATGAGGCTAATGGGGAAGTCGACCAAGTGAGTCTAGAGCTCTTGGATCATTGTCGAATTGGAGGGCGGCGCTTCTTTCCCTTGGGTAAAAATAACCTCAACTTTATGAGTGAAGACTAA
- a CDS encoding anti-sigma factor domain-containing protein, with protein sequence MYQEVVIIEVKDDYSLAMTRTGQVIRIKNKGVMHVGATIYVTQEDLFQSAATDKVVPMRSKRKVSPKPWWKALALAAMALLLIGTGTWASQWLQRENALAIGQNPSVQVTTNRDQQVTGVYDANAQPHSDSELKGKELGEVLDDLLESIKYPENENILIAMTKTDEESMRKIEAAISKYFQDSGYSGDLIFLRGEASEFSAAKEAGRSYTSYLVDQYQLDIWKKDQNDDLSDQEKASRLSGHGSFRSIENQEQDEKEDEEEKKEKNQESSNDSKAQNQQNNQQDRSAPAGSQPQTAPENSTPSQAPSRPAPQPSQPVPAQPAPQPSQPQSPPVRYYPSDDDDDWDDD encoded by the coding sequence ATGTACCAAGAAGTCGTTATTATCGAAGTGAAGGATGATTATAGTCTAGCCATGACCCGGACTGGTCAGGTCATCCGTATCAAAAATAAGGGCGTCATGCATGTAGGAGCAACCATTTATGTGACCCAGGAAGACCTCTTCCAGTCAGCAGCTACAGATAAGGTCGTCCCCATGCGTTCAAAAAGAAAAGTGTCGCCAAAGCCCTGGTGGAAGGCTTTGGCTTTAGCGGCAATGGCCCTTCTCCTAATTGGGACAGGAACTTGGGCTAGCCAATGGTTGCAACGAGAAAATGCCCTAGCTATCGGTCAAAATCCAAGTGTCCAAGTCACTACTAATCGTGACCAACAAGTCACCGGAGTCTATGACGCCAATGCCCAGCCTCATTCAGACAGTGAGCTCAAGGGCAAAGAGCTGGGGGAAGTCCTCGATGACCTACTAGAAAGTATCAAGTATCCTGAAAATGAAAATATCTTAATCGCCATGACTAAAACAGACGAAGAAAGTATGCGCAAAATTGAAGCAGCCATTAGCAAATACTTCCAAGATAGTGGCTATTCCGGCGACCTAATTTTCTTAAGAGGTGAAGCGAGTGAATTTAGCGCTGCTAAGGAAGCCGGCAGGTCCTATACCTCTTACTTAGTAGACCAATACCAGCTTGACATTTGGAAGAAGGACCAAAATGATGACTTATCTGACCAGGAAAAAGCTAGCCGTCTGAGTGGCCACGGCAGTTTCCGTTCGATAGAAAATCAAGAACAGGACGAGAAGGAAGATGAGGAGGAAAAGAAAGAGAAAAATCAGGAATCTTCCAATGACTCAAAAGCACAAAATCAGCAAAACAATCAGCAAGATCGAAGTGCGCCAGCCGGAAGCCAACCCCAAACCGCGCCAGAAAACTCCACACCTAGTCAAGCGCCCAGCCGTCCTGCACCCCAGCCAAGTCAACCTGTACCAGCTCAACCCGCTCCGCAGCCAAGTCAACCCCAAAGTCCACCAGTTCGCTATTATCCAAGTGATGATGACGATGATTGGGATGATGATTAA
- a CDS encoding CAP domain-containing protein — protein MEFNKKLLLGLSAVGLGVFGLSDPVKADEYDDYDDIYEDYDYDDYDDYDDFDDYDDDDFDYDDYDDDWDDDYDDIYYLSPSQNATPTPAAYQESNAVSPQYQVEVDDDDYEEVNQENYQARATDGSAALEASLAHSGLAEDQIQDLEIEVDEENERLVYEVEFEHGAIEYEYLIDGLNAAVLDYEHDYDDDYDNDDDDHFDDDHDDNDDLDDDGQGHDDDLDDHFDEDWDDDNHKGQDKKDQNHPQPQANQRPENPQKDAKTDQKQGPSSQSQTDQFTSEKPSDNQPVADQTSTSQPEVNQGVSVEEEVVAHFHDLVNAERQSLGLTSLSYGNAYQAASDIRTKEIIDVFSHTRPNGQAFNTASGFEGAGNYVGENIQQSYAKPGTSPQAIAQDLFDNWKASPGHYENMIDPGFNSQAIGLEFVKDGDYILVYSAQILGQ, from the coding sequence ATGGAATTTAACAAGAAATTATTATTAGGATTAAGTGCGGTAGGTCTAGGGGTTTTTGGCCTGAGTGACCCAGTTAAGGCCGATGAATATGATGACTATGATGATATTTATGAAGACTATGATTATGACGATTATGATGATTACGATGACTTTGATGACTATGACGATGATGACTTCGACTACGATGATTATGATGATGACTGGGACGATGACTATGATGATATTTACTATCTTTCGCCAAGTCAGAATGCAACTCCAACTCCCGCTGCTTATCAGGAAAGTAATGCGGTAAGTCCCCAATACCAAGTAGAAGTTGATGATGATGACTATGAAGAAGTTAACCAGGAAAATTACCAAGCCCGAGCGACCGATGGATCTGCTGCTCTGGAAGCTTCCCTAGCTCATAGCGGTTTAGCAGAGGATCAAATTCAAGACTTAGAAATTGAAGTGGATGAAGAAAATGAGCGCTTAGTCTATGAAGTTGAATTTGAACATGGCGCTATTGAGTATGAATACTTGATCGACGGCTTAAATGCAGCGGTTTTAGACTATGAACATGACTATGATGATGATTACGACAACGACGATGATGATCATTTTGATGATGACCATGATGACAATGACGATCTAGATGATGATGGACAAGGTCATGATGACGACCTAGATGACCACTTTGATGAAGACTGGGATGACGATAACCATAAGGGCCAGGATAAAAAAGACCAGAATCACCCACAACCACAAGCTAATCAGCGACCCGAGAACCCTCAAAAAGACGCAAAGACTGACCAAAAGCAAGGCCCATCTAGTCAAAGTCAAACCGACCAGTTTACTTCTGAAAAGCCTAGCGACAATCAACCAGTCGCTGACCAGACTTCGACAAGTCAGCCAGAAGTTAACCAAGGAGTAAGCGTAGAAGAGGAAGTAGTAGCTCATTTTCATGATTTAGTTAATGCTGAACGGCAAAGTTTGGGCTTAACTAGTCTCTCTTATGGTAATGCTTATCAAGCGGCTTCCGATATCCGGACTAAGGAAATTATTGATGTCTTTTCCCATACCCGTCCCAATGGCCAAGCCTTTAATACTGCTAGCGGATTTGAGGGTGCTGGAAACTATGTTGGCGAAAATATTCAACAAAGTTATGCCAAGCCTGGAACGAGTCCCCAAGCCATTGCCCAGGATTTATTCGATAATTGGAAGGCTAGTCCAGGTCACTATGAAAATATGATTGATCCTGGATTCAATTCACAAGCTATTGGTCTAGAATTTGTGAAGGATGGCGACTATATCCTGGTTTATTCAGCCCAAATTCTGGGTCAATAG